The following proteins are co-located in the Rattus norvegicus strain BN/NHsdMcwi chromosome 19, GRCr8, whole genome shotgun sequence genome:
- the Junb gene encoding transcription factor JunB, whose amino-acid sequence MCTKMEQPFYHDDSYAAAGYGRSPGSLSLHDYKLLKPTLALNLADPYRGLKGPGARGPGPEGSGAGSYFSGQGSDTGASLKLASTELERLIVPNSNGVITTTPTPPGQYFYPRGGGSGGGTGGGVTEEQEGFADGFVKALDDLHKMNHVTPPNVSLGASGGPQAGPGGVYAGPEPPPVYTNLSSYSPASAPSGGSGTAVGTGSSYPTATISYLPHAPPFAGGHPAQLGLSRGASAFKEEPQTVPEARSRDATPPVSPINMEDQERIKVERKRLRNRLAATKCRKRKLERIARLEDKVKTLKAENAGLSSTAGLLREQVAQLKQKVMTHVSNGCQLLLGVKGHAF is encoded by the coding sequence ATGTGCACGAAAATGGAACAGCCTTTCTATCACGACGACTCATACGCAGCGGCAGGATACGGTCGGAGCCCTGGCAGTCTTTCTCTTCACGACTACAAACTCCTGAAACCCACCTTAGCGCTCAACCTGGCAGATCCTTATCGGGGTCTCAAGGGTCCTGGGGCGCGGGGTCCAGGCCCAGAGGGCAGTGGGGCAGGCAGCTACTTTTCGGGTCAGGGATCAGACACAGGCGCATCTCTGAAGCTAGCCTCCACGGAACTGGAGCGCTTGATCGTCCCCAACAGCAACGGCGTGATCACGACGACGCCCACGCCTCCGGGACAGTACTTTTACCCCCGTGGGGGCGGCAGCGGCGGAGGTACAGGGGGCGGCGTCACCGAGGAGCAGGAGGGCTTTGCGGACGGTTTTGTCAAAGCCCTGGACGACCTGCACAAGATGAACCACGTGACGCCCCCCAACGTGTCTCTGGGCGCCAGCGGGGGTCCCCAGGCCGGGCCTGGGGGCGTCTATGCTGGTCCGGAGCCGCCTCCGGTCTACACCAACCTCAGCAGTTACTCCCCAGCCTCTGCACCCTCTGGAGGTTCCGGGACCGCCGTCGGGACTGGGAGCTCATACCCGACGGCCACCATCAGCTACCTCCCACATGCACCACCCTTTGCGGGCGGCCACCCGGCGCAGCTGGGCTTGAGTCGCGGCGCTTCCGCCTTTAAAGAGGAACCGCAGACCGTACCGGAGGCACGCAGCCGCGACGCCACGCCGCCTGTGTCCCCCATCAACATGGAAGACCAGGAGCGCATCAAAGTGGAGCGAAAGCGGCTGCGGAACAGGCTGGCGGCCACCAAATGCCGGAAGCGGAAGCTGGAGCGCATCGCGCGCCTGGAGGACAAGGTGAAGACACTCAAGGCTGAGAACGCGGGGCTGTCAAGTACTGCCGGCCTCCTACGGGAGCAAGTGGCGCAGCTCAAGCAGAAGGTCATGACCCACGTCAGCAACGGCTGCCAGTTGCTGCTAGGGGTCAAGGGACACGCCTTCTGA
- the Prdx2 gene encoding peroxiredoxin-2 isoform X1, which produces MASGNAHIGKPAPDFTATAVVDGAFKEIKLSDYRGKYVVLFFYPLDFTFVCPTEIIAFSDHAEDFRKLGCEVLGVSVDSQFTHLAWINTPRKEGGLGPLNIPLLADVTKSLSQNYGVLKNDEGIAYRGLFIIDAKGVLRQITVNDLPVGRSVDEALRLVQAFQYTDEHGEVCPAGWKPGSDTIKPNVDDSKEYFSKHN; this is translated from the exons ATGGCCTCCGGCAACGCGCACATCGGAAAGCCTGCCCCTGACTTCACGGCCACCGCCGTGGTGGATGGTGCCTTTAAGGAAATCAAGCTTTCAGACTACAGAG GGAAGTACGTGGTCCTCTTTTTCTATCCACTGGACTTCACTTTTGTTTGCCCCACGGAGATCATCGCTTTTAGCGACCACGCTGAGGACTTCCGAAAGCTAGGCTGCGAGGTGCTGGGAGTGTCTGTGGACTCTCAGTTCACCCACCTGGCCTG GATCAATACCCCACGGAAGGAGGGAGGCTTGGGCCCACTGAATATCCCTCTGCTTGCTGATGTGACTAAAAGCTTGTCCCAGAATTACGGCGTGTTGAAAAATGATGAGGGCATCGCTTACAG GGGCCTCTTTATCATCGATGCCAAGGGTGTCCTTCGCCAGATCACAGTCAACGACCTACCTGTGGGAcgctctgtagatgaggctctCCGCCTCGTCCAGGCCTTTCAGTATACAGATGAGCATGGGGAAG tCTGTCCTGCTGGCTGGAAGCCCGGCAGTGACACCATCAAACCCAATGTGGATGACAGCAAGGAATACTTCTCCAAACACAACTGA